A genome region from Hevea brasiliensis isolate MT/VB/25A 57/8 chromosome 9, ASM3005281v1, whole genome shotgun sequence includes the following:
- the LOC110634528 gene encoding chaperone protein dnaJ 11, chloroplastic produces the protein MFATTYTLTLNPPFPAAGKPLVASPTALPYTPSAVGSHRRMNMKASVSTFVESIPVESGKTLSLYDILRVKQTASQMEIKTAYRSLAKLYHPDAIHEEAQSDGRDFIDIHNAYETLSDPAARAIYDLSLESASNYYGRRRGFGFSDGYCPTRRWETDQCW, from the coding sequence ATGTTCGCCACCACTTACACATTAACCCTAAATCCTCCTTTCCCCGCCGCTGGTAAGCCACTCGTTGCATCGCCGACCGCTCTTCCTTATACTCCATCAGCCGTTGGATCTCACCGGAGAATGAATATGAAGGCCTCTGTTTCAACATTTGTCGAGTCGATTCCGGTGGAGTCCGGTAAGACGCTGAGTCTATACGATATTCTCCGAGTGAAGCAGACGGCGTCGCAAATGGAGATCAAGACAGCGTACAGGAGTCTTGCGAAACTCTACCATCCGGACGCGATCCATGAAGAGGCACAATCGGACGGCCGGGATTTCATAGACATCCATAACGCTTACGAGACGCTGTCGGATCCGGCGGCAAGAGCGATCTATGATTTGTCGCTTGAATCGGCTAGTAATTACTATGGGAGAAGAAGAGGGTTTGGGTTTTCTGACGGATATTGCCCGACCCGGAGATGGGAGACGGATCAGTGCTGGTAG